From one Planococcus citri chromosome 3, ihPlaCitr1.1, whole genome shotgun sequence genomic stretch:
- the geko gene encoding uncharacterized protein geko — MEANLVRILLLIALFFLLSSDYSSVVRQLIPIFDDTEDDSESNEVDIAPPKINVEKIEHNTLKVDDNEKTLILARKKILNAVKNSCLPKLICELNAAPNKENLSQSEVSLLNLIRDTSISATAEITSKYHFAAHMGQLISGVEGTGCHNFYPDCPLPGFRVSQLLKSVKFK, encoded by the exons ATGGAAGCGAATCTTGTTCGGATATTGTTGCTCATTGCGTTGTTCTTCCTGTTATCCAGTGATTATTCGTCTGTGGTGAGACAGCTGATACCTATCTTTGACGATACCGAAGATGATAGCGAGAGTAACGAAGTCGATATCGCACCTCCGAAGataaatgtcgaaaaaatcgaaCATAATACGTTGAAAGTGGATGATAATGAGA aaACGCTGATATTGGCCAGAAAGAAGATATTAAACGCTGTGAAAAATTCGTGCTTGCCAAAACTAATATGCGAATTGAACGCGGCTCCTAATAAAGAGAATTTATCGCAGTCTGAAGTCTCGTTACTGAATTTAATCAG AGACACGAGTATCAGCGCAACAGCCGAAATAACTTCCAAGTACCATTTCGCCGCTCACATGGGACAATTAATATCCGGAGTTGAAGGAACAGGATGCCATAACTTCTATCCGGATTGCCCCCTACCAGGATTCCGTGTATCTCAGCTATTAAAAAGCGTTAAATTCAAATAA